In Caloenas nicobarica isolate bCalNic1 chromosome 5, bCalNic1.hap1, whole genome shotgun sequence, a single genomic region encodes these proteins:
- the TP53I11 gene encoding tumor protein p53-inducible protein 11, with product MAAKQPPPLMKKHSQTDLVSRLKTRKILGVGGEDDDGEVHRSKISQVLGNEIKFAVREPLGLRVWQLVSAVMFSGVAIMALAFPDQLYDAVFEEESVSSKTPIRLYGGALLSIALIMWNALYTAEKVIIRWTLLTEACYFAVQFLVTTVSLVESSRIATGAVLLLVSRVLFILISIYYYYQVGRRPKKV from the exons ATGGCGGCAAAGCAGCCCCCACCGCTGATGAAGAAGCACAGCCAGACCGACCTGGTGAGCCGGCTGAAGACGCGCAAGATCCTGGGGGTCGGCGGGGAGGACGACGACGGCGAGGTCCATCGCTCAAAG aTTAGCCAGGTACTGGGAAATGAAATCAAGTTTGCTGTCCGGGAACCACTGGGGCTCAG GGTCTGGCAGCTGGTTTCCGCCGTCATGTTTTCTGGCGTTGCCATCATG GCCCTTGCTTTCCCTGACCAGCTCTATGACGCTGTCTTCGAGGAGGAATCGGTGAGCAGCAAGACTCCCATCCGGCTCTACGGAGGAGCCCTCCTCA GCATCGCGCTCATCATGTGGAACGCTCTCTACACGGCCGAAAAAGTCATTATCCGCTGGACGCTGCTGACGGAGGCTTGCTACTTCGCCGTGCAGTTCCTGG TTACCACTGTCTCTCTGGTTGAGAGCAGCCGGATAGCCACAGGTGCCGTGCTCCTCCTGGTCAGCCGAGtcctcttcatcctcatcagcatttattattattaccaaGTTGGACGCCGTCCCAAGAAAGTCTAA